In Immundisolibacter sp., the genomic stretch CCACCGCCGGTCATAACCACCATGCCGCAATCCCGCGGACCGTCACCCGAATCACCGACCAGCCGACCGAGCTCACGCGCTACGTCGTAATAATGACTTTTGGCGGCACGCCTTTCGGCTATTTCCAGCGCGCGCTGGCACTCAGGTTTGCCAGGATCGACCGCCAGCGCGGCGCGGCAGGCCGCCACTTCCCGCGCCGCAGCCGCCGGCTCACTGATGCGCGTGCCGCCGAACACCACGATGGTGTGGCGAATGCCATGCGCCCGCAGCAGCAGCTCGGGTTTCAGATAATCCACGTGCAGACGCAGGCCGCGCGTATCTTCCAGACTCAGGAAATCGGCATCCTGATCGGCGATGCGATAACTCGGGCTGTCCACAATCGCCTGCACCCGGACCGGGGTATCGGGATCCTGGCCAGGCAGGGTTGGCTGCTGGCCAGGCAAGGGCACCGCCCGGCTGAGTGGCGGCGGGACCGGCCAACGGCCCTTACTCACGCCGCGGCGGCCTCGCCCGCCGCCCGCCGCGGACGCCAGCGCAACAAACCATTCTCGACCAGCGAATACACCGCGGGCACTACAACCAGTGTGAGCAGCGTCGATGACACCATGCCGCCGATGACCACGACCGCCAGTGGACCGTTGGTGTCCGAACCGGCGCCAACGCCGAAAGCGGCCGGCATCATGGCCAGGATCACGGTCAATGAAGTCATCAATACCGGCCGCAGGCGAATCGGACAGGCTTCGCGCAGCGCCTCACTGATGCTTTTGCCCTCGGCGCGCGCCTGATTGGTCAGGTCCACCAGCAGGATGGAGTTTTTCGCCACCAGACCCACCAGTAACACCATCCCGATCATCGAATAGACATTCAGCGTATGGCCTGTCAGCCACAAGCCGGCCAGCCCCCCGACCATGGCCAGCGGCTGCGCCACCATGATGATCAGCGGTTGCAGGAACGAGTCAAACTGGCTGGCCAGCACCATGTACAGCATCACCAGGGCCAGCACGAAGGCGGTGGCGACGTAGCCCATGGTCTGCGAGA encodes the following:
- a CDS encoding TIGR00730 family Rossman fold protein, with the translated sequence MSKGRWPVPPPLSRAVPLPGQQPTLPGQDPDTPVRVQAIVDSPSYRIADQDADFLSLEDTRGLRLHVDYLKPELLLRAHGIRHTIVVFGGTRISEPAAAAREVAACRAALAVDPGKPECQRALEIAERRAAKSHYYDVARELGRLVGDSGDGPRDCGMVVMTGGGPGIMEAANRGAFDAGAESVGLNIKLPREQFPNSYITPQLCFHFHYFAMRKLHFLQRARALVAFPGGYGTLDELFETLTLVQTRKIQPVPVVLVGEDYWRRAVDFDFLVEEGVIDPEDRDLFWYAETAQEVWDGIQEWHRANGGDLFPCG